A window from Pseudomonas moraviensis encodes these proteins:
- a CDS encoding LysR family transcriptional regulator, translating into MDRLQAMRVFVTVVDLGSQSAAADHLDLSRPVVSRYLAELEDWVGARLMHRTTRKLSLTAAGSEILPRCRQMIDLSHDMRAAVSEPDDAPRGLLRISVSTSFGQAQLADAMAAYVKLYPGVSIDLQMLDRTVNLVDERIDLAIRTSNDLDPNLIARRLTVCRSVVCAAPAYLREHPAPRTVEDLSRHNCLTHSYFGKSLWHFEEDGQPVSVPVQGNISANEASTLLRATLAGAGVAMLPTYQAGVHIHNGELLRLLPHAEPRQMNIYAVYASRKHMPAALRSLLDFLVQRFPENPAWDAGL; encoded by the coding sequence ATGGATCGGCTTCAAGCAATGCGCGTATTCGTCACGGTGGTGGATCTGGGCAGCCAGTCAGCGGCGGCCGACCACCTCGACCTGTCGCGGCCGGTGGTCTCGCGCTATCTGGCGGAGCTGGAAGACTGGGTCGGCGCGCGGCTGATGCACCGCACCACGCGCAAACTGAGCCTGACCGCCGCCGGCAGTGAAATCCTCCCGCGTTGTCGGCAGATGATCGACCTGTCGCACGACATGCGGGCCGCCGTCAGCGAACCCGATGACGCCCCGCGCGGACTGCTGCGGATCAGCGTCAGCACCTCGTTCGGCCAGGCGCAACTGGCCGATGCCATGGCGGCATACGTCAAGCTTTACCCAGGCGTGAGCATCGATCTGCAAATGCTCGACCGCACGGTGAATCTGGTCGATGAACGCATCGATCTGGCGATTCGCACCAGCAACGATCTCGATCCGAATCTGATCGCCCGACGCCTGACCGTTTGTCGTTCGGTGGTGTGCGCAGCGCCGGCTTACCTGCGAGAGCATCCGGCGCCACGGACAGTTGAAGATCTGAGCCGACACAATTGCCTGACCCATTCCTACTTCGGCAAGAGCCTGTGGCATTTCGAAGAGGATGGCCAACCGGTTTCTGTACCGGTGCAGGGCAATATCAGCGCCAACGAGGCCAGCACCCTCCTGCGCGCCACCCTGGCCGGCGCGGGTGTGGCGATGCTGCCGACCTACCAGGCCGGGGTGCACATTCACAACGGCGAACTGCTGCGTTTGCTGCCACATGCCGAACCGCGACAGATGAACATCTACGCGGTGTACGCCTCACGCAAACACATGCCCGCAGCGCTGCGCAGCCTGCTCGATTTTCTGGTGCAGCGCTTTCCCGAGAATCCCGCGTGGGATGCCGGCCTGTAA
- a CDS encoding MDR family MFS transporter: MTTLNQPETPKPAIRSVLVALMMAIFLGALDQTIVAVSMPAISAQFKDVSLLAWVISGYMVAMTVAVPIYGKLGDLYGRRKLMLFGMGLFTLASLFCGMAQSMEQLVLARILQGIGAGGMISVSQAIIGDIVPPRERGRYQGYFSSMYAVASVAGPVLGGYMTEYLSWRWVFLINLPLGLGAWWVARRNLRGLPIPQRKPVIDYLGTVLMIIGLTALLLGITEVGQGHSWRSSEVLGLLACAVIVLALFVWHERRAREPLLPMHLFANRNALLCWCTIFFTSFQAISLIVLMPLRFQSVTGAGADSAALHLLPLAMGLPIGAYFAGRRTSITGRYKPQILTGAILMPISILGMAFSPPQATLLSGLFMLLSGIAGGMQFPTSLVGTQNSVEQRDIGVATSTTNLFRSLGGAVGVALMSALLLALLHDSSFAHLANSALISEGHSGNVLLDGLNAAPGDAQNALRAELLVTFRHLLWVSTAVSLLGLAAAIAMPNNLLRGREHGAK, translated from the coding sequence GTGACCACTCTCAACCAGCCTGAAACGCCCAAACCGGCCATTCGCAGCGTGCTGGTCGCCTTGATGATGGCGATCTTTCTTGGTGCGCTGGACCAGACCATCGTCGCCGTGTCGATGCCGGCGATCTCCGCGCAGTTCAAGGACGTCAGCCTGCTGGCCTGGGTGATTTCCGGCTACATGGTGGCGATGACCGTCGCGGTGCCGATCTACGGCAAGCTCGGCGACTTGTACGGGCGACGCAAACTGATGCTGTTCGGCATGGGCCTGTTCACCCTCGCCTCGTTGTTCTGCGGCATGGCGCAAAGCATGGAGCAACTGGTGCTGGCGCGCATTCTTCAGGGCATCGGCGCTGGCGGCATGATCTCGGTGAGTCAGGCGATCATCGGCGACATCGTCCCGCCGCGTGAGCGCGGGCGCTATCAGGGTTACTTCAGCAGCATGTACGCCGTGGCCAGCGTCGCCGGCCCGGTGCTCGGCGGCTACATGACCGAATACCTGTCGTGGCGCTGGGTGTTTCTGATCAACCTGCCGCTGGGCCTCGGCGCGTGGTGGGTGGCGCGGCGCAACCTGCGCGGCTTGCCGATTCCGCAGCGCAAACCGGTGATCGATTACCTCGGCACGGTGCTGATGATCATCGGTCTGACTGCGTTGCTGCTCGGCATCACCGAAGTCGGCCAGGGCCATTCATGGCGCAGCAGCGAAGTGCTCGGCCTGCTCGCCTGCGCCGTGATCGTCCTGGCGTTGTTCGTCTGGCATGAGCGCCGGGCACGCGAGCCGTTGCTGCCGATGCACCTGTTCGCCAACCGCAATGCCCTGCTGTGCTGGTGCACGATTTTCTTCACCAGTTTCCAGGCCATCTCGCTGATCGTGCTGATGCCGCTGCGCTTTCAAAGCGTCACCGGCGCCGGCGCCGACAGCGCCGCGTTGCACTTGCTGCCACTGGCGATGGGCTTGCCGATCGGCGCCTATTTCGCCGGCCGCCGCACGTCGATTACCGGGCGCTACAAACCGCAGATTCTCACCGGGGCGATCCTCATGCCGATCTCGATTCTCGGCATGGCCTTCAGTCCGCCGCAAGCGACGTTGCTCAGCGGGTTGTTCATGTTGCTCAGCGGTATTGCCGGCGGCATGCAGTTCCCGACCTCGCTGGTCGGTACGCAAAACTCAGTGGAACAACGGGACATCGGCGTCGCTACCAGCACCACCAACCTGTTTCGCTCACTGGGCGGTGCGGTAGGCGTGGCGTTGATGTCGGCGCTGTTGCTCGCGTTGCTGCACGACTCCAGTTTCGCCCACCTGGCGAACAGTGCGCTGATCAGCGAAGGGCATTCTGGCAATGTCCTGCTCGATGGCCTGAACGCCGCGCCGGGGGATGCGCAGAACGCCTTGCGCGCGGAACTGCTGGTGACCTTCCGACACTTGCTCTGGGTCAGCACGGCAGTGTCGCTGCTGGGGCTGGCGGCGGCGATTGCCATGCCGAACAACCTGCTGCGCGGGCGCGAACACGGCGCGAAATAG
- a CDS encoding NAD-dependent epimerase/dehydratase family protein, with the protein MKILVTGASGFIGGRFARFALEQGLEVRVNGRRAESVEHLVRRGAEFVPGDLTDAGLVRDLCRDVEAVVHCAGAVGVWGRYQDFHQGNVQVTENVVEACLKQRVRRLVHLSSPSIYFDGRDHLGLTEEQVPKRFKHPYAATKYLAEQKVFGAQEFGLETIALRPRFVTGAGDMSIFPRLLKMQRKGRLATIGDGLNKVDFTSVQNLNEVMLSSLLAAGSALGKAYNISNGTPVPLWDVVNYVMRRMDVDQVRKYRSYGLAYSVAALNEGACMLWPGRPEPTLSRLGMQVMKKNFTLDISRARHYLDYDPKVSLWAALDEFCAWWKAQDIR; encoded by the coding sequence ATGAAGATTTTGGTTACCGGCGCCAGCGGCTTTATTGGCGGGCGCTTTGCGCGTTTCGCCCTGGAGCAGGGCCTTGAAGTGCGGGTCAACGGTCGCCGGGCCGAGAGCGTCGAGCATCTGGTGCGCCGGGGTGCGGAGTTTGTGCCGGGCGATCTGACCGACGCCGGTCTGGTACGCGACCTCTGCCGCGACGTCGAAGCGGTGGTGCATTGCGCCGGTGCCGTCGGCGTGTGGGGGCGTTATCAGGACTTCCATCAGGGCAATGTCCAAGTCACCGAAAACGTTGTCGAAGCCTGTCTCAAGCAGCGCGTGCGGCGGCTGGTGCATCTGTCGTCGCCGTCGATCTATTTTGATGGCCGTGACCATCTCGGCCTGACCGAAGAGCAAGTGCCCAAGCGCTTCAAGCATCCCTACGCCGCGACCAAATATCTGGCCGAGCAAAAAGTCTTCGGTGCCCAGGAATTCGGTCTGGAAACCATCGCCCTGCGCCCGCGTTTCGTGACCGGCGCCGGTGACATGAGCATCTTCCCGCGACTGCTGAAAATGCAGCGCAAGGGCCGTCTGGCGACCATCGGCGACGGTTTGAACAAGGTCGACTTCACCAGCGTGCAGAACCTCAACGAAGTCATGCTCAGCAGCCTCTTGGCGGCTGGCTCGGCGCTGGGCAAGGCCTACAACATCAGCAACGGTACGCCGGTGCCGCTGTGGGACGTGGTCAACTACGTGATGCGGCGGATGGACGTCGATCAGGTGCGCAAATACCGCTCTTACGGTCTGGCCTACAGCGTCGCGGCGCTCAATGAGGGCGCGTGCATGCTCTGGCCCGGACGTCCGGAGCCGACCCTGTCGCGCCTGGGCATGCAAGTCATGAAGAAAAATTTCACCCTGGACATCAGCCGCGCCCGGCATTATCTCGACTACGACCCGAAAGTCAGCCTGTGGGCTGCCCTCGATGAGTTCTGTGCGTGGTGGAAAGCTCAGGACATTCGTTGA
- the pobA gene encoding 4-hydroxybenzoate 3-monooxygenase has translation MKTLKTQVAIIGAGPSGLLLGQLLHNAGIDTLILERQTPDYILGRIRAGVLEQGMVELLRQAGIGQRMDAEGLIHGGFDLALDGRQVHIDLHALTGGKTVMVYGQTEVTRDLMAARREAGAPTIYQASNVVPHDMKSDEAFVTFEKDGESWRVDCDYIAGCDGFHGVARQSIPADCLKIFERVYPFGWLGILADTPPVHEELVYARHERGFALCSMRSATRTRYYLQVPADENVDDWSDQRFWDELKNRLPVALAEKLVTGPSIEKSIAPLRSFVVEPMQYGRMFLVGDAAHIVPPTGAKGLNLAASDVSTLFNILLKVYREGRSDLLEKYSEICLRRVWKAERFSWWMTSMLHRFDEHDEFSQRISASELDYFVSSEAGQKTIAENYVGLPYEAIE, from the coding sequence ATGAAAACCCTGAAAACCCAAGTCGCCATTATCGGCGCCGGTCCTTCCGGACTGCTCCTCGGCCAGTTGCTGCACAACGCTGGCATCGACACCCTGATCCTCGAACGCCAGACCCCTGATTACATTCTCGGGCGCATCCGTGCCGGTGTGCTTGAACAAGGCATGGTAGAGCTGCTGCGTCAGGCCGGGATCGGTCAGCGAATGGATGCCGAGGGCCTGATTCATGGCGGATTCGATCTGGCGCTGGACGGTCGTCAGGTGCATATCGACCTGCACGCGTTGACCGGTGGCAAAACCGTAATGGTCTACGGCCAGACCGAGGTCACCCGCGACCTGATGGCCGCTCGTCGGGAGGCCGGCGCACCGACTATTTATCAGGCGAGCAATGTCGTTCCCCACGACATGAAAAGTGACGAAGCTTTTGTCACCTTCGAAAAGGACGGTGAATCGTGGCGCGTCGACTGCGATTACATCGCCGGTTGCGATGGCTTCCACGGCGTCGCGCGGCAGTCGATTCCTGCCGATTGCCTGAAGATCTTCGAGCGGGTTTATCCGTTCGGCTGGCTGGGCATTCTTGCCGACACACCACCTGTTCACGAGGAACTGGTCTATGCCCGTCACGAGCGCGGCTTCGCCTTGTGCAGCATGCGTTCGGCCACCCGCACGCGTTATTACCTGCAAGTGCCAGCGGATGAAAACGTCGATGACTGGAGCGATCAGCGTTTCTGGGATGAGTTGAAAAACCGCCTGCCGGTGGCCCTCGCGGAAAAACTGGTTACCGGCCCTTCGATCGAAAAAAGCATCGCGCCGCTGCGCAGCTTTGTCGTTGAACCGATGCAGTACGGCCGGATGTTCCTGGTCGGCGACGCCGCGCACATCGTCCCGCCCACCGGTGCCAAAGGCTTGAATCTGGCGGCCAGCGATGTCAGTACGCTGTTCAATATTCTGCTGAAGGTCTATCGAGAAGGCCGTAGCGATCTGCTGGAAAAATATTCAGAGATTTGCCTGCGCCGGGTGTGGAAAGCCGAGCGGTTTTCCTGGTGGATGACGTCGATGCTGCATCGCTTCGACGAGCACGATGAATTCAGCCAGCGCATCAGCGCTTCGGAACTGGACTACTTCGTCAGCTCGGAAGCCGGGCAGAAAACCATTGCAGAAAATTACGTCGGGCTCCCGTACGAGGCTATCGAATAG
- a CDS encoding LysE/ArgO family amino acid transporter: protein MWQSYVNGLLVAFGLIMAIGTQNAFVLAQSLRREHHLPVAALCVVCDAILVAAGVFGLATILAQNPTLLAIARWGGATFLIWYGSQALRRACSKQSLEQGENQTVRSLRAVMLSALAVTLLNPHVYLDTVLLIGSLGAQQSVPGAYVVGAASASLLWFFTLALGAAWLAPWLARPSTWRILDLVVALMMFAVAAQLIIAG, encoded by the coding sequence ATGTGGCAAAGCTATGTAAACGGCCTGTTGGTGGCGTTCGGCCTGATCATGGCGATCGGCACGCAGAACGCGTTTGTATTGGCGCAGAGCCTGCGCCGTGAACACCATTTGCCCGTGGCGGCATTGTGCGTGGTGTGTGACGCGATTCTGGTGGCGGCCGGGGTGTTCGGCCTGGCGACGATTCTGGCGCAGAACCCGACCCTGCTGGCGATTGCCCGTTGGGGCGGCGCGACCTTTTTGATCTGGTACGGCAGCCAGGCGCTGCGCCGGGCCTGCTCGAAGCAGAGCCTCGAGCAAGGCGAGAACCAGACCGTACGCTCCCTGCGCGCGGTCATGCTCAGCGCGTTGGCGGTGACATTGCTCAATCCCCACGTTTATCTGGATACGGTTTTGTTGATCGGCTCGCTGGGCGCGCAGCAATCGGTGCCCGGCGCTTATGTAGTCGGCGCGGCGAGCGCATCGCTGCTGTGGTTTTTCACCCTGGCTCTCGGCGCCGCATGGCTGGCACCGTGGCTGGCCCGGCCGAGCACCTGGCGCATTCTCGATCTGGTGGTGGCGTTGATGATGTTCGCCGTGGCCGCGCAGTTGATCATCGCCGGATGA
- a CDS encoding superoxide dismutase, which translates to MAFELPPLPYAHDALQPHISKETLEFHHDKHHNTYVVNLNNLVPGTEFEGKTLEEIVKTSSGGIFNNAAQVWNHTFYWNCLAPNAGGQPTGALADAINAAFGSFDKFKEEFSKTSIGTFGSGWGWLVKKADGSLALASTIGAGNPLTSGDTPLLTCDVWEHAYYIDYRNLRPKYVEAFWNLVNWKFVAEQFEGKTFTA; encoded by the coding sequence ATGGCTTTCGAATTGCCGCCGCTGCCCTACGCACACGATGCCCTGCAGCCGCACATCTCCAAGGAAACCCTGGAGTTCCACCACGACAAGCACCACAACACCTACGTCGTGAACCTGAACAACCTGGTGCCAGGCACCGAGTTTGAAGGCAAGACCCTGGAAGAGATCGTCAAGACTTCCTCGGGCGGCATCTTCAACAACGCCGCTCAGGTCTGGAACCACACCTTCTACTGGAACTGCCTGGCGCCAAACGCCGGCGGTCAGCCAACCGGCGCACTGGCAGATGCCATCAACGCAGCGTTCGGTTCGTTCGACAAGTTCAAGGAAGAATTCAGCAAAACCTCGATCGGCACCTTCGGTTCCGGCTGGGGCTGGCTGGTGAAAAAGGCTGACGGTTCCCTGGCCCTGGCCAGCACCATCGGCGCCGGCAACCCGCTGACCAGCGGCGACACCCCGCTGCTGACCTGCGACGTCTGGGAACACGCTTACTACATCGACTACCGCAACCTGCGTCCGAAGTACGTTGAAGCGTTCTGGAACCTGGTCAACTGGAAGTTCGTGGCCGAGCAGTTCGAAGGCAAGACCTTCACCGCTTAA
- a CDS encoding cache domain-containing protein, translated as MGFLHKVAWLGLLLLAGFGQASAAATAAKDDSQAAIALLEKALAYYHDNGDKAFAAFSRQGEFVDKDRYVFVLDTKGVMLASGGPSSALIGRDVSEVLGPDLQKAFKDALKVPEGNGIQQAEYRWQNWADGKVERKHVFYQRVGQRILAVGYYLPRASAEQAKALLDKAATDLGKDEKGTLTAINSLKGGYLQDDLYVFVVDLNNQRYVAHGTNLRLINTDFGKVKDPEGKPVGEPILALIGKQDEGEYEYRWKNPVTGKIEDKHAYLKKVGHFLVAVGYYSP; from the coding sequence ATGGGGTTTTTGCATAAGGTGGCCTGGCTCGGCCTGCTGTTGTTGGCCGGTTTCGGCCAGGCCAGCGCCGCCGCCACCGCCGCCAAGGATGACAGTCAGGCGGCCATCGCCCTGCTGGAAAAAGCCTTGGCCTACTACCACGACAATGGCGACAAGGCGTTCGCTGCGTTCAGCCGCCAAGGGGAGTTCGTCGACAAGGACCGCTATGTCTTCGTCCTCGACACCAAGGGCGTCATGCTTGCCAGCGGCGGGCCGTCTTCGGCGCTGATCGGCCGCGATGTCAGCGAAGTGCTCGGGCCGGATCTGCAGAAGGCGTTCAAGGACGCGCTGAAGGTGCCGGAAGGCAACGGCATCCAGCAGGCCGAATACCGCTGGCAGAACTGGGCCGACGGCAAGGTCGAGCGCAAGCATGTGTTCTATCAGCGCGTCGGTCAGCGCATTCTTGCCGTCGGTTACTACTTGCCGCGTGCCTCTGCCGAGCAGGCCAAGGCCTTGCTGGATAAAGCCGCGACGGATCTGGGCAAGGACGAGAAGGGCACGCTTACCGCGATCAACTCGCTCAAGGGCGGTTATCTGCAGGACGATCTGTATGTGTTCGTGGTCGATCTGAACAACCAGCGCTACGTCGCACACGGCACCAACCTGCGCTTGATCAACACCGATTTTGGCAAGGTCAAGGACCCGGAAGGCAAGCCGGTGGGCGAGCCGATTCTGGCGCTGATCGGCAAACAGGATGAAGGCGAATACGAATATCGCTGGAAAAACCCGGTGACCGGCAAGATCGAGGACAAGCATGCCTACCTGAAAAAGGTCGGGCACTTCCTCGTCGCGGTGGGTTACTACAGCCCTTGA
- a CDS encoding helix-turn-helix domain-containing protein, which yields MNKPALPSIPVFKLYGESLDWPTPDLLHCETISSRSREHQWEIKPHRHADLCQLLFVFKGQAELEIEGQRTQLETPAIQVLPPLSVHGFRFSEDVEGFIVTLATPLINHLQAQLGDSVHALARAENYPAGEDGDYLNSLFAALQAEYNGHQPAREMLMHSLVSVIMVWVSRQAIVRHKASQRPQRQREYLNGFIQLVEETYRQHVKVEDLAHRLGISVSHLNGTCRELAGQPALQIMHERQLLEAKRLLTYTSMTIYEMSELLGFSDPTNFTRLFRRRVGISPKAFRDRLKAEQQS from the coding sequence ATGAACAAGCCTGCCCTGCCTTCGATTCCGGTGTTCAAGCTCTATGGTGAAAGCCTGGACTGGCCGACCCCGGACTTGCTGCACTGTGAAACCATTTCCTCGCGCAGTCGCGAACATCAATGGGAAATCAAACCTCACCGCCACGCGGATCTGTGCCAGCTGCTATTCGTTTTCAAAGGTCAGGCAGAGCTTGAAATCGAAGGCCAGCGCACGCAACTCGAGACGCCTGCGATACAGGTGTTGCCACCGTTGTCGGTGCACGGTTTTCGCTTTTCCGAGGACGTCGAGGGCTTCATCGTCACCCTGGCGACGCCCCTGATCAACCATTTGCAGGCGCAACTGGGCGACTCGGTACACGCCCTGGCCCGGGCGGAAAACTACCCGGCCGGCGAGGACGGCGATTACCTCAACAGTCTGTTTGCAGCGTTGCAGGCCGAGTACAACGGCCATCAACCAGCGCGGGAAATGCTCATGCATTCGCTGGTCAGCGTGATCATGGTCTGGGTCAGCCGTCAGGCGATCGTCCGCCACAAGGCCAGTCAGCGCCCACAACGTCAGCGCGAGTACCTCAACGGTTTCATTCAGCTGGTGGAAGAGACTTACCGCCAGCACGTCAAAGTGGAAGACCTCGCCCATCGCCTGGGCATTTCCGTATCGCACCTCAACGGCACCTGCCGTGAACTGGCCGGGCAACCGGCGTTGCAGATCATGCACGAGCGCCAGTTGCTGGAAGCCAAGCGCCTGCTGACCTACACCAGCATGACCATTTACGAGATGTCGGAGTTGTTGGGCTTTTCCGACCCGACCAACTTCACGCGGCTGTTCCGCCGCCGGGTGGGGATTTCGCCAAAGGCATTCCGCGACCGCTTGAAGGCCGAGCAGCAATCCTGA
- a CDS encoding ATPase: MSMRNDAHDDDFDNVPSLRADPFDDDDIAPGPRTSVHSRTAPVVKVKTASTGPLWALVGALFFAFIGLAWWSFQQISLMEQQLVATQESFARISEEAAGRLQDISGKVVASQSNVSSDSEALKLQIKQLEGKLLDQSKQQQGVAGQASELDKRLAQMTAQTTEQQNANTQLQAQVKALSAELATIKSTPADTSKVDAQLKAFDAQFKSLGADIAALKKQGNPSAAIDRLEQDIVVLKSQQDNRPAAPQGGGNTAEFDAFRAQMTRNLNTLQAQIQNLQQQINSRP, encoded by the coding sequence ATGTCCATGCGAAACGATGCCCACGACGACGATTTCGATAACGTGCCAAGCCTGCGCGCTGACCCGTTCGATGACGATGACATCGCGCCCGGCCCCCGCACTTCCGTGCATTCGCGCACGGCGCCAGTGGTCAAGGTCAAGACTGCCAGCACCGGACCGCTGTGGGCGCTGGTCGGCGCGTTGTTTTTCGCCTTCATCGGTCTGGCCTGGTGGAGCTTCCAGCAGATCTCGCTGATGGAACAGCAACTCGTCGCCACCCAGGAAAGCTTTGCGCGCATCAGCGAAGAAGCGGCGGGGCGCCTGCAGGATATTTCCGGCAAGGTCGTCGCCAGCCAGAGCAACGTCAGCAGCGACAGCGAAGCGCTGAAGTTGCAGATCAAACAGCTTGAAGGCAAGTTGCTCGACCAGAGCAAGCAGCAGCAAGGCGTGGCCGGTCAGGCCAGCGAGCTGGACAAGCGTCTGGCGCAGATGACCGCGCAGACCACCGAACAGCAGAACGCCAACACGCAGTTGCAGGCGCAGGTCAAAGCCCTGAGCGCCGAGCTGGCGACCATCAAAAGCACGCCGGCCGATACCAGCAAGGTCGATGCGCAGCTGAAGGCCTTCGACGCCCAGTTCAAAAGCCTCGGCGCCGATATCGCGGCGCTGAAGAAACAGGGCAACCCGAGCGCGGCGATCGATCGTCTGGAGCAGGACATCGTGGTGTTGAAAAGTCAGCAGGACAATCGCCCGGCCGCGCCACAGGGTGGCGGCAATACCGCCGAGTTCGATGCGTTCCGCGCGCAGATGACCCGCAACCTCAACACCTTGCAGGCGCAGATCCAGAACCTGCAGCAGCAGATCAACTCCCGCCCATAA
- a CDS encoding LysR family transcriptional regulator ArgP → MFDYKLLSALAAVVEQAGFDRAAQVLGLSQSAISQRIKLLEARVGQPVLVRETPPSPTEIGRRLLNHVQQVRLLERDLQSAVPALDEEGLPDRLRIALNADSLATWWAGAVGDFCAEQHLLLDLIVEDQTVGLKRMRAGEVAACLCASERPVAGARSVLLGAMRYRALASPAFIARHFPDGVRAEQLPRTPALVFGPDDFLQHRYLALLGVDGAFEHHLCPSSEGFIRLTEAGLGWGLVPELQVREQLERGVLRELLPDKPIDVPLYWHHWRNGGQLLNLLTEQLLRASKQWLVA, encoded by the coding sequence ATGTTCGACTATAAATTGCTTTCTGCGCTGGCCGCGGTGGTCGAGCAGGCCGGCTTCGATCGCGCTGCACAGGTTCTCGGCCTGTCGCAGTCGGCGATCTCCCAGCGCATCAAATTGCTCGAGGCGCGCGTCGGCCAGCCGGTGCTGGTACGCGAAACACCGCCATCGCCGACCGAAATCGGCCGGCGCTTGCTCAACCATGTGCAGCAGGTGCGTTTGCTTGAGCGCGACTTGCAATCGGCGGTACCGGCGCTGGACGAAGAAGGCCTGCCGGATCGCCTGCGCATCGCCCTCAACGCCGATAGCCTTGCCACTTGGTGGGCTGGCGCCGTTGGCGATTTCTGCGCCGAGCAGCATTTGTTGCTCGATCTGATCGTCGAAGACCAGACCGTAGGCCTCAAGCGCATGCGTGCCGGTGAAGTGGCCGCATGCCTGTGCGCCAGCGAGCGCCCGGTGGCCGGCGCACGCAGCGTGTTGCTCGGTGCCATGCGCTATCGCGCGCTCGCCAGTCCGGCCTTCATCGCCCGGCATTTTCCCGATGGCGTACGCGCCGAACAGCTGCCACGCACCCCCGCACTGGTGTTCGGCCCGGACGATTTCCTCCAGCATCGCTACCTGGCGCTGTTGGGCGTCGATGGCGCGTTCGAGCACCATTTATGCCCGTCCTCCGAAGGCTTCATTCGCCTGACCGAAGCCGGCCTCGGCTGGGGGCTGGTGCCGGAACTGCAAGTGCGCGAACAGCTGGAGCGCGGCGTGCTGCGCGAATTGCTGCCAGATAAACCGATCGACGTGCCGTTGTACTGGCATCATTGGCGCAACGGCGGCCAGTTGCTGAACCTGCTTACCGAACAACTGCTGCGCGCCTCAAAGCAATGGCTAGTGGCTTGA